tatgaattaaaacttttatttgtgaaatagccttccaatgtaatggaacatcctataaatgccctagggcacagcagattttgtgttgcagctggtttccgctgtattaccaaatttgaatattaaaacgtaccagatgtctacagaatatgacatgttcacttttgattggacagtactttactacggcgctgtcattcgtttctggaatttggtgaccagggctttacgtgtaaataaaacaccctgaattgagcactctgattggtcaatcaacagtggaTAGTTTTTAACAATAAATACATTGTCCATAGAGTGCAACAAAGATGTGAATGATCAGTGTAtgttaaatttgatatttttttcaacattgtattgcttatcaacattattttttgcagttgatttattttaaaaatcgtgTTGAAATGCTTTAAACTTATTCACACAGCCTGAATATGGATATGTGGCAGCCTTATGGAAAAGTTGACATTTCAATCATAAAATGCAACTGACTGCAATGTAAGCGTGTACATAACACATATGTAATTTGTGTTAGTAGGCCGAATACTGAACATTTCTCAACATAATAAGGTGTACAACAAGAGATTGGAGTAAATACAGAAAGCAAAACTACTGAAAATTATCcaaatttgatgtcaatatttttgcTCAGGAATATAagatcagaaaaattgtaactaCTGTTGTTGTACTTTTGAATTAGGGAATTTTGAATTCTGCTTTAATagcataataaaaaaaaattaaagaaaactgatggggtcaccatacttgattttGTACACACGTTCGACGAAAAGTCACAGCTTTTCacaaaaatcactaaaaatctaTATATAAACCCATTCATTTCAAGTCCTCTCTCATAATCGGCATTTTGGGTGCTCTTCACCGTGACAGCGGGTTCCATTGACCCGGCCAGATTTAAATGGATGAAGTCAAATCAgattagactgataaatccaaaaattcCACTGATGCATTTTAAAATGGATCAATTTAAGAATTTGCCCCACGAATACGGCAATACAAACTGCTGACAACATTTCTTTAACCACTAGTTGTTAGAGATGTAAGCGcagaaaaaatgtattgcacaGTTCTGCTTGCAGATGTTCGACACCTTTTTTTAGAACATACATAAATATTATGTAGACTAGAAAAAAACCCTGACTTTTTCGTAAAGTGGGAACTCTTTTTTCGTTCTGTCACTACAGAATATTTATGTATGTTCTAAAAAAAGGTGTCGAACATCTGCAAGCAGAACTGTGCAATACATGTTTTTCTGCGCTTACATCTCTAACAACTATTCAGCTATATAAAAGTTGGGCTGGGGACttggaaaattttgatcatatttatgtggggggggggggctgaaatttttgagggcattgagggggatctgaaaaaaatttcaatcgtGATTCCTCCAACCCCCTCAATGtgaccattatttgtgaacccTATAcgcatttcaacattttttaggAATGTATCAGAGAAAAAGCATTTTACTCCTCGGGGACAggatttttacaatacttttctggtctacagcATGTGCGGGCCAaatttaaagttcttggagtaAGTTGAATTTTTTCCGTCctatgtttctgaaaatcaatttttttttcttcgtaGAGCTAAGACAGGGATGACGGCCGATTGAATTTCGAGTGTTGGTGGACgttaggtaatttatttctctagtaccaaaatttacacgcGTGGCCCATGATCTTTATtgattcttgaatttgaaaagagagaGGTCCAAAGTTTCCTCGAAGAAAGGTTGAgctaaagtttaagtctttcggttccgaggcgcgttctaccttaacaaaacGGCAGGAAAGACATCGAAAGGTAGAGCAGGcgaaactttcattttcaatctGCAACAAAGCTTCTCTCAAGTGACGACTTTTATTGCAAATCTCGAGTCAAAGATCGGGCACTATCGCTTCACGCTTTGCTATATATAAACACAGACATCTCCGTATGTTGCAGCTTGTTATTCATTTACCGCTCAAGAAGAAAACCAAGTCACAGTGCACTTGAACTGACGCTGTGTGAGCCCAGAAGACGAGTGTAAACACGTTCCGTGTAATGTATCCACAGAATTGGTTACACAGTGTGTGAAAGTGATCTGCGATACATTGTCGCCATGAAGGCGTTCACCCCGGGGATGTGCGCATGCTCACCTTCAAAGTGAAACTGAATATGTAAAGCGTCTTTTCCCCCGAGGACGCTGCAGCCGAGACTGGTCTACCTTATGTAAACCGTTAAACGGCATTGAAGGCGGAATTCAATTTTGAAACTGATTAATTagctattttaatctcaaacAAAGCATTGATTATCGTTCTAATCGATGCGTGCTAATCTTGGCGGGCATGTAATCAGAATTGCGGATTTTTTATGGAAGATAAATACCGAGCAGTCCACGTAATTAGAATAATATTTACAGCAGAAATACTTGCTCTACTATGGTATTATGAAATTCTGGGTCTGATCCAACGAGTATGAGTAAATTAGCTCAACACTGTCGCGATACTACAGTGTATGCACGCTGGGAATTACAGACGGATCGAGAAGCGCCTGGAGATTCTATGTCTACAAGGTTTGTTCAACTGTTGTACAAATTCACATATTTTGGCACACAAAGACCGCTGAGGGTCAGCCTTTTGCTAATGATAGTGCCCCTCTGATGATGGCCTCGATAtgtttatgataattttttgcttcatatTTAATCGAGTCATGGCTCTGTGTATAAGTGGTCTACTAAAATCTTTCGAGAAGCAGGTTCGGGAAGATCATTTGCAAAGTTTATGGAGAAAGACTGCGACTTTGAGGGTTATCTGTGAGTAAAACAAACTGGAAATTAGAGAAATAAAGAGTCACTTATTATGAGCCAGGACAACTCAGCATCTCATGCAATATCTCGCCCGATAGCTAAATAGTCGGTAAGTCCAGAAAATAGGAATTTGTGTTCCTGGTTCTTGACATATGGCATGGGTAATgcgattttctttctttttttgtaaaCACTTTAGTTGGAAATGTTGTCGCAACagatttatgtatttttttgcaGACTGAAAACCCTTCCTCtttattttaacatttcagAGTAGTGAAAAGAAAGGCAGCTCAACATATCGAGATGCTGATGTTCATAACAAGATATAATAAATTGTTTAGGTGGAGTGCTAGCTTCTTTCGGATTGTCGACAGCAGGTTTATTGCGGTTCTACCTTCACTCGGTGGCGGCGCGACTCTCGGACCAAAGTCTACTCACGATCGGAAATGACGACGCAACCAAAGAAGACGCAAGGAACGTCGACAGTCAGCCTATAGTTGTTTGTTTTTGGTAATACTTTTTCGCAGGGTTAATGATGAACACGGCTATAAGGGCAAGGGAATATGGGGTTCGGTTCTAGGTCTGGAAATGATGCACACGCGCACAATCACCTGAAACATATTTTTCCGGGCAAAATAGCTCGCAGTACCTATAGTGTATTTTGGCGGTCAGGGAATGTATGAAAAGTTTGCTTATGACACAGATTCAAGGATGATCCTAACGCATGGATTCTTAGACAAAGTAATTTCCAGACTATGAAAACGGGCATTCcttatactgtacatgtacttgaaaaataataaaactcacaaaaaataaaaaataatagatCTTACATGTAACACCAATAGACCGAGTTTCATgcataatatacatgtatttccgtCGTTCAAGCTTTCAAACTATTCTGTCAAATTTGGTCACCTTTCGAACAAACCGAAGGCATgtttataaaatttaatttattcaaacgTAATATATATGACTCCAGTTTCAAGTGTGCAACACCAGATCGTCATGGGAGGAAtagtaatttttgtattttaagaagtggtatatttttttcagcagAGGAAGTCCCTTCGAACTAGTATTTATTGAGCTCAACAGTttagttgttttctttttccgGTCGTGTAGACGTGTTATGCAAAATCAGCAAGCCGAAAGGAAATTTATAGTTTTCGCTCCgctgatgttttttttcttgtttgacTGAATCTCATCACATCTGATGATGCATACCCTATTGTCATTCTCCGCatttgttgtgtgtgtatgtagaCAGAATAATCAAATTCTCAAGGTCACTCTCCAAATGCACTAGGCCAAGAACATTTTCCCGCTATTTCGGTAACCCAACGTACTGaatgttttgcattttcaaaaattcctATTTTTCCTTGGATCATGGCAAAATGAGCAGAACCACAAATGATACCAAAAAGCGTTCCCGGATAGGCGTACAATATTTTCGTACTTATGCTACAAAAGACAGGCATATTAACGTAAACTTGTTGTTCGTCTTGAATGTCGAAACTTATTCCAGGTTGTCGTCCGACTTCGTAAATATCACGACCAGTCGATCTATCGCAATATAATCAAATCAAATATCCACATTTCAGGCGTTGCTTCGTCGTCATGGGAAACCAGCTTTAACTTTTACCAATCATTTTCGTATTTCCATCCCGCTTTGTCGTGCTGGGAACGTCGCGTAGTACCGTTGACCTTGAAGTTTGCCAAGTAAACGATAAACATTGATTTTCACACTTAAAATTACTTATTTTATTTAGGGTGTGACTGTGTCAATAACCAGGACGACCCATGGCGACGATATTTGCTGGAGCTGCACCCTAAACCCATTTTTATCCCTTCATCTGTAGAGTAAAAAATGCCCCTTCCCCTTGGAAGAGACTCCCATATCTCGTGACAATACATTCGGGGTATCCTGAAGCGATGAAATCAACACTTAAGGACGGTGGATACAAGTGATGTGTACTTGGATACTGTCTTAATTGTCTTCCGGACACATCTGGAAAGCATcggcatgtttttttttattgaaagtaCCAGCACGGCAGGGTCCGATCTCTATGAAAGCCCGTAAGGGAcatgtttgaaagcaaaaaataaaaaaaatatcttgtgctcacgagatcttttcttgtgatcacaagatcttttcttgtgctcacgagatcttttcttgtgcgcacaagatcttttcttgtgatcacaagatcttttcttgtgcgcacgagatcttttcttgtgatcacaagatcttttcttgtgcgcacaagatcttttcttgtgatcacaagatcttttcttgtgatcacgagatagtttctcgtgatcacaagatcttttcttgtgcgcacgagatctttctCGTGAGCACGATAAACTAtcttgtgagcacaagaaaatatcttgtgatcacgagatagtttctcgtgagcacaagataatatctCGTGATCACGAGAAActtatctcgtgagcacaagatagtttcttgtgagcacaagataatttATCGTGCTTTTTTGGTTGGCCTAGGGAGTAAAATTCCCGGCCTTGCATTTTTCGGCCATACAGTTTAAAATTTACGTATCTAAGGCTCAGAGGCAATATATGACACTATAATTTTAATTCTCGTGCCAATTATATAATAAACGGAATCAGCGATGTTTTAGTGATCTGATTTATACTCCCACTTGTCAAAAATTAGGTTTGAATGGCTTTTAAACTCGACTGCCGAGATCAACAATAATGGTTTATCAATCAAACAGTCACGTACAATTACTCTATCAGTAATATAATGTGCTACCAGTCTTTGTATATTATTCCTCTTACTTTGATCaatgtcaattttaaattgTATACAATCATTTTTACACGTTAACTGATCTTATCATATAGTTAACATTGAAAGTGTGATCAAATTCATTGGCAATGTATAACTTTCAgcaaattaattattcaatattcagtatatcttacagtgaaaatacaattgtaaGAATGGTTAATGATGTACTGTTTTACAGTTGTGACTTGCGTAACCTGTGGAGAAAGTCGATCTTTCATGGTTAGTGAATGAATTTATCTATGGATAGTATATGCAACACCATttttttgtatcacagtatctgtatttcctttgtgtaatttatatggACGAATGCTGTccgaaataaacaaataataaattataataaataaagGTCAAAATTTTCGTAGCCTAAGTTTTACTTCATCACTAATCCATCAACTTGATGATTAGCTTTTTGTATGTaaaatcaaactttcaaatttcagtaaaatattaGAATAGGTTGATACTGCTGTGAGAAGgatacattttggtaaaaattgtcTCTCAAACAAATTTAATCTCCATTATGGTTATTTGtcgattttcaatttacatgaagaaaagatcaaattatctcgtgagcacaagatcttttcttgtgctctcaagatcttttcttgtgctctcgagaaactatctcgtgagcacaagatcttttcttgtgctctcaagatcttttcttgtgctcacgagaaactatctcgtgagcacaagatcttttcttgtgctctcaagatcttttcttgtgctcacgagaaactatctcgtgagcacaagatcttttcttgtgctctcaagatcttttcttgtgctcacgagaaactatctcgtgagcacaagatcttttcttgtgctctcaagatcttttcttgtgctctcgagaaactatcttgagagcacaagatcttttcttgtgctcacgagaaactatcttgtgctctcaagatcttttcttgtgctcacgagaaactatctcgtgagcacaagatcttttcttgtgctctcaagatcttttcttgtgctctcgagaaactatcttgagagcacaagatcttttcttgtgctctcaagatcttttcttgtgctcacgagaaactatctcgtgcgcacaagatcttttcttgtgctctcaagatcttttcttgtgctcacgagaaactatctcgtgagcacaagatcttttcttgtgctctcaagatcttttcttgtgctcacgagaaactatctcgtgcgcacaagatcttttcttgtgctctcaagatcttttcttgtgctcacgagaaactatctcgtgagcacaagatcttttctcgtgatctcaagatcttttcttgtgctctcaataTCTTTCCTTTTCCTCACAAGATATCGTCAAGTTACTTACGTCTTTGTCAACCAGCTTTTAAATTTCTGTAAGTATGAGTTTTAGTTTCTGTTTACGTGTATATGACTGGTACAATATCGAGTTTGGAGTTTTGGGCGTTCAATGAAGGAGTACGTGACGAGCAGGCCTTGATATGCAAGGCTGAATGTACTGTCTGTGAATTTAGTGaccttttgacttcaaatttgAAGATAACAGACATGAGGTTTAGTTCCTGAGACCTTAAAATTTCTTGAAGTTCGTATTCTAGTTTAGGTGACAGTCTGTTGTGTATTTGAGTGGTCGATGAGCGTTGATGTCTATGTTAACCGCATGGTATTTCATAGCGGAATGCACTTGCTGTGAATTAAGGAACCTTTTGAGGTCAAATTGATGTGAACGAGGGACTTGCCGTTTATGTGAGCCAGCTCTTTCTATTTTTGTAAGTATAATAGTTTATGTGAAGTTGCCTGTTTAAGTGAATTGAAGGGTAGAATCGAGAGGTTAGACAAGTATTATGTTTATCAATGAAATATATGAGGCCAGCTTTAGAATTTCGAACGGAAGTTGTTGTTTTTGGAAGATTGGTTTTATGTTGTGACACGAAATGTGATAATTGATCATCTAAACTCGGTATCAGTTTGTAGGTTTAAGATATCCATGATGTCAGTCACTTCAGAAAATATTACTATTCTTTGCGTTGAAGTACAACAGTTGTAGAAACGCAACAAAATATAGCAATACGGGGAAATGTTATATAGAACATTGAGTTTTCAGTGTACCATGAACTTGTTACATTGGCGTTTCAGAATGCTTCCGCTGCTATTATTACGTCCGGCATTTTCCGAATGTAAACATTCTTCTCGCTGCAATGTACCGCGGAGTACAATTAACCGTACATACCGAGTCCCAACAATGATACATGTGCATTCATATAGTCGTTCAAAGGCGGCTATATTGTTATCGGATGCGCTAttgtgcgggttgcgggcatttcccatccaacattcgTCGTTGATTGCATGCCGATCGAGTGGTAAACACGGCTATATCCTCGGAAACTTTTCAtcgtcacgctggatcaaatgcatggAGTGGATAGCCCTATCATACAGCAGGTGCAAGTGATAAAAAGAATTAGTTCATGATATGGTATTAGGAGATGCTAGGGATAGAGAAAATAGCCAGCAGCCGGCAAAAACAACcggctgtcagctaaaatttgccgactgtgaaaatttggtgtcagtaaaaaatcaggacattttgcacaaagttTGCGTGCAGATGTATCACTTGTAACCGCCTGTACTTtaatttttgccacctgtaacgaacattttctacatccctggaTACACAACTATCAAGAACTGCAGAACACAAATTCataatattcctattagatcgattcctaaaaataatttgaatctaagtcaacgcaccggcgtgtttttctCGCGGAATAATCGTGTACAATGTTAGCGGGATGTCGCTCTCTGCGGTTGTGACCTTGGGTGAACCGAAAGAGCAAAGTGAACTAAGTACTTTGTTGTAAGTCTTTTCGCACGTagagttttttttatattttcatgaaaaatacacggcattttaatatgatatcACAGAAACGCtttttaatatcaaaatttttcttacacattgtatttttctataaaatagacattattgaattttcttgatgtgttgccctagaaccgaTTGTGgatggatgcattacaaagaatttacttcttTTGGCCTGATACTAGATATGTCagaattttcattccgcgatatcTGGCGACATTTCAAAGAGTGTTTCCGAGGCGAAAATCGTTTTGTCGATCTGGTATTATTGCCCACTCATatccatggcaagaaaaaagaaaagtgaCTTCAGATTCCCCAATTAGTTGTAATACTGCATAAGGCCAGGCAGGTCGAAAAAAAATCGGTCTTCGGAATCGCCGCTACTAGTCTagccgatttttattttttcggcAATGCGGCAAGAACTACTCCCGCATTGcattttttggaattttttgtGATGGCGCTCTTCAGTTTCTCAGGTTTTCACGCCTGCGGGACTttgaatgacaatttttttaccgCTGGTTGGCTCTGACGACTACCACTACCGATAGTATGGACACGTTTACAACGTCCGTCGACTTTTCAGCAGTTAATACATGTACCCCAGTTTTACTGGAttgtgaaataataataataataataataataataataataataataataaattcgCTTCTATATTAAACATCTGGCCATATTTCTGAAACTCGCAGCCCGTACATTAGCAGATTTCAATTATTGTCAACGACATTGATGCGAGTGGAAATATGAAGACACTCACATTTAGCGATCGAGTGACCTTGATTCCTTCATTTGCATTTAGCGAAtgaacaatctgattaaaatcagatgtagagtaagGCGACGTCTGTACTTAGGCCTTATTCTGATGCCGTCACCTGAGCAGCAGAATACCGCCTACCGCCTAAGTAAAGACGTCGCCgttctctacatctgattttaatgcAGATTGGCGAATGAATTGCCGAGAAGTAGGCGCAATATATCTAGAAGATTGTATTGGCTGTCACGAGTACTGGTAAACTGATCCCCCAAAACTGCAACTTTCAGGACGGTTCACAAACTGCTACTTTGCGTTGCTTTAATTTTTGTTCGGGAACGTCATTgttgctttacaattttttgctCAGTATTTACTTTAATTATCAACACCTAAATcatcatattgaaatgcataGTAATCACTTCATGAATTCAGAGTGTATGTGGGTAAAGCGTActgttactgtttacatttgaattttagtccggctaaaatttatttgtcaaacaTTATACTGTTCATTATGCATATGCAAATCGTCGATAAGCTGAATGCTCGACATTTCAATGTGTTTTAGAGAGTTGAACAAGAATCTGAAGTAAACATAACATATTAGTCAGTGTACAGATAAGAAACTGTGCCTGTGTCATTCACTATCATTCACTATTATCGTTCTTCTGTATTTCAGACACGAATGCAACATTTACGTCGATATGGCTGAACAGTTATATGACTTTCTTGAGCGCAGACGGGTACCATCACATGTCATTGACACGTTAGAAAAAGAAAAGGTAGTTCCTAAACCTTTTAATATACTAAAAGCAAAACAATGTAGCTGTGTGTAAGGCCAAAGCAAAAAATCTTGgactttattttttgtgtgtgaaacAGTGCAAGGGGCATGctcagtatttttatttattaaattggtttattaatttattcgtctatttttgtcaactgcaGTGAAAATCAAGTTGCAATGCTATTTATGATGTCTGGTTATTATTATTGTGGTTACAAAGCGATGATATCGGAACCATACTTCTTATAATTCTTCAGTGACCTTTCAGTCCGAGAAATTTTCGTTTTTTGTAACGCATTGCCCTCATTATTTTGATACATATCagcacagacagacataaataATTACTTTCTGCACACTTTTAAACGTATTTACTTAATTACTTTTGGAAAAATGTATGTGAGCAATACGTGTAGTGTAAGTAAAAGAATACGgcaagattttattcatttttcttgtatttgcaAGCTTAAGACTACTCAAAACATGGTGATAGCACTCAAGAGGGAATATGTGAAAGAATGGGGCAGTGCACCTTTATTAGTATTTTTTGCTGTCCTCACATTTCCCACTGCCTCCAGTCAGGTAAAcatcaataaaacaaacaacactgTAAATATCTAAAACGGTTTATAGGTATGttcgtacgtacgtatgtatacGTCCGTCCGTCAGTCCGTCCACTGCAAAACTTGAAAACCGCTGCATATTTCAGCTTGGCATTTGGTGTGTAGGTGCATCCTGGGATTTAGTTCAAATGAAGATGACCttgcccaaattatgcaaatgaggttaaaataagaaaatggtaaaaaatcataataactcaagaaccgcagTTCGGATTGCCTTGAATTATAGCATGCAAGTACCTTAGATAGACCTCATACAGTTGTCTGCACATcttgaagatatcttgaattttctatttttactgaattttttggtgatttcttcatttttggtcaaaagtattcttctctgaaaccgctcgtccaGTTGCTTTCAGATTTGGGTTGTATATATGTTTGCAAAGGTGTTATCTTTCTAATTTGtttaaattatgacaaaattagtaATTACATTTTGGAggtaatttttggtcaaaaatttatttttctactGTCGCTAGTcaaaatgctttgaaatttgatttttgggaTCTTATAGATATTGCCATTGTATCATACTAATATTATGTTGAAAATACTAATAAtgtattttaggggcaattttcgtcattctttgtccaaaattttgttttacaacatatactgatctgattacttttgaaaacatcaaaaatgtatttatggGATGAACTTACATAATTTTGGTAATGTTAATGCAGTTAAAAATAGTTACTATTTATCCGGGTGGCCAGCTGTGAACTTTGTTTACACAAAATTCCTCCACAGTGGCCTGGGAGAAAATGCAAACATAGATTAAAGATTTATTTTCGCTGAAGAAAATCTTGCAAGATTTTGTGATTTCTTTACTTGAAAAGTACACGGAGTTTATGTAAGTTTGGTGCAATATGCAGTCATTAGCTGACACAGGTCAGTTGACACCAAGCAAAATTGACTGCAACTTAGGAATATTGTATGTGTACATCTTTTAAAGTAGTGATCAAATTTGTCATTTAGAAACATCTGGATTTTGTGTCTCCAAGAAGTTTCAAAGTTACAGATATTGTATTCAAACCCTTGGATAAATGTGAGCTGACACCttgtcattgacggtatttttcttaatttgttttacaatgcaaACCTCAGACTAGCAGACAGACTAGCCACTCACAAATGGATTACAACGAACTTTATTTTTACTGAAGGCTCAGATAAAgtaaagtgtgtgtgtgtgtgtgtgtgtgtgtgtgtgtgtgtgtgtgtgtgtgtgtgtgtgtgtgtgtgtgtgtgtgttatttcATTACGGTTAGTATTAAAAAACGCTGTGACTTTAAGTTATCCTTACATTTCAGATCGACGCATCAGTTATTGTAGTGATGGACGATGAGATGTTGGCCAAGTACCTTCCATTATATGGTGATCGTCTCGCAACAGTTGATTTTTGCCGAAGATTTTTGCAAGGTGCTCCacgaaacgaaaaaaaaaaaatcagcactCTTGAATAAGATTCGGAAAAAATTTGGTCTCCGAAATCGTAACAAGGCAGACTCAGAGTCATCTGACGATGAAACTAAGTCAGATGAATCAGGCAGTCAAGGCCGACGTTGCCGCCCAAGGCCATTTGGAAATAAATACGCGGCTAAAGTGGAGAGAAAAGTTGAAATCGGATGGCTGGACTATGACTTCGCACTTAAGTCTTTCAAGCAAGTCCGCAGTAGAAAGGGTGGCGGAACAAGAAGCATAACTGTGAAAAAGACAAGTCGAAAGAGCGACCTAATAGAGTTTGGAAAACGATATTTTTTCCCTAATGGTATTTCTCCCAAAGGAAAGGTCGAAGATTTCGTCTTTGATATCAAAGATATTTCAGAAAACTCACTCGATGATGAGAGCACAGTGGGCCAAATATATGACAGAACTGGGTTTCgaattttaagattttacatGGCAACTACCAGACGACATGTTCTTGGCGATGCAGATGTGGCAGACATCGCTGATCCAGGAGCTTCCACAAATGACAATAATGGTTCTTCACAGCAGCCTCTTGATGAATCTCCTGCAACAGCGACAGTAACCTTAGATGACACACACATTGTCGCGGAAGTCCCATTATTGACGGATGAGCAAGTAACCATTGATGCTCCAGCGGAGACAGATGATGTTGAAGATTTGACCagagattcagattcagatgaTGTAACAATGTTAACCGCAAATACCCAGGAACATGATAGTGGTTCTGGTATTGTCGAGTTGGGTAGCATTGGAAATAGTTTCGAAGATTTAGATGACACTTTATCGCTACCTGTCGACTTGTACTCACCGATGGAATTTCCTGCTATTAGTCTACAATGCGGCACTCGGGTGCTAGTGATACACCGATCCAAAATGCTGGAGGACATGCTGAATGCATTCTCCGATCCAGGTGTGCTGAATGATTACATTGAGTCAAGTTAGTGTTGCCAAACGGAGACGCGGAAGCAGCAAGCGGTACTGGTGTGTTTCGAGATTGTCTTACAGGGTTTTGGGCAGATTTCT
Above is a window of Ptychodera flava strain L36383 chromosome 19, AS_Pfla_20210202, whole genome shotgun sequence DNA encoding:
- the LOC139118738 gene encoding uncharacterized protein, giving the protein MRCWPSTFHYMVIVSQQLIFAEDFCKVLHETKKKKSALLNKIRKKFGLRNRNKADSESSDDETKSDESGSQGRRCRPRPFGNKYAAKVERKVEIGWLDYDFALKSFKQVRSRKGGGTRSITVKKTSRKSDLIEFGKRYFFPNGISPKGKVEDFVFDIKDISENSLDDESTVGQIYDRTGFRILRFYMATTRRHVLGDADVADIADPGASTNDNNGSSQQPLDESPATATVTLDDTHIVAEVPLLTDEQVTIDAPAETDDVEDLTRDSDSDDVTMLTANTQEHDSGSGIVELGSIGNSFEDLDDTLSLPVDLYSPMEFPAISLQCGTRVLVIHRSKMLEDMLNAFSDPGVLNDYIESS